The following coding sequences are from one Dreissena polymorpha isolate Duluth1 chromosome 8, UMN_Dpol_1.0, whole genome shotgun sequence window:
- the LOC127841473 gene encoding post-GPI attachment to proteins factor 4-like isoform X2, with the protein MVMFSSASSVINMRSTISHRIRTLRICKFIKVSVSILRNVLKKQKKLICAYLVTFGLILPLLCHHLRNTSLEFLYNRNQTAAAQAMIRENTARFEQSLKSLQRFEDRKTFCQTLPFMCSMDRTRQGTALFASDTKSDALKKPSPMDDSLAPTHGFHRVQQKRTYSRDYFKGGLAISVVTVARTSKYHNYTGHYLPQTVARLLEIISVSEELMERTPVHLSVCNVDFKANAHSDIKLLPVWIPVSQRFKIEPNKTDLTQNELIDKEKNDYVFCINKSLELNFSYVMIVEDDALANANLFDVLKRFFVSERFAYTDEIIFNPISNYAFLKLYHPERLLGYFGFDAERIPELVSLSIILTTLTLLIRTIVQGSAFNHFYLCHAINAFLMFLLGIMVIGRSNINALRTYSDYLYYITPAPSCCSPAILFPRAGAVTIVTRLEPMTCKAGFAKDSAIDQIVKEDRLQTRLVQPNLFQHIGHYSSLRKDMLNPFIV; encoded by the exons ATGGTGATGTTTTCGTCAGCATCATCGGTTATCAATATGCGGTCAACAATTTCACATCGGATTCGCACCTTGCGGATATGCAAGTTTATCAAG GTTTCCGTGTCCATTTTACGTAACGTGTTGAAGAAACAAAAGAAACTGATATGTGCGTATTTAGTAACATTTGGCCTCATACTTCCGTTGTTGTGCCATCATCTCCGAAACACGAGTTTGGAGTTTCTCTACAATCGAAACCAGACGGCTGCTGCACAGGCAATGATCCGGGAAAACACAGCTCGCTTTGAGCAATCCTTAAAGTCACTGCAAAGGTTTGAAGATCGGAAAACATTCTGTCAAACTCTTCCATTCATGTGTTCGATGGACAGAACTAGACAAGGAACTGCTTTATTTGCTTCTGACACAAAAAGCGATGCGTTGAAAAAGCCTTCGCCTATGGATGACTCACTTGCACCAACCCATGGTTTTCATAGAGTACAACAGAAGCGAACTTATAGCAGAGATTATTTTAAAGGAGGACTTGCAATTTCTGTTGTCACAGTTGCCCGGACTtccaaatatcataattacacaGGACACTATCTACCACAGACTGTTGCTAGGTTACTGGAAATAATATCGGTTTCTGAAGAACTAATGGAGCGAACTCCAGTTCATTTAAGCGTGTGTAATGTGGACTTTAAGGCCAATGCACATTCGGATATAAAATTACTGCCAGTATGGATTCCTGTTTCCCAGCGATTCAAAATCGAACCAAACAAGACGGATCTTACACAAAACGAGTTAATAGATAAGGAAAAGAACGATTacgtattttgtattaataagtCTTTGGAGTTAAATTTCTCATACGTGATGATTGTTGAAGACGATGCTTTAGCGAATGCAAACCTGTTCGATGTTTTAAAGAGATTTTTCGTTTCAGAAAGGTTCGCATACACTGACGAAATCATATTTAATCCGATTAGCAATTATGCTTTTTTGAAACTGTATCACCCAGAAAGGTTACTCGGCTATTTTGGATTTGACGCAGAACGCATTCCTGAATTGGTATCATTGTCTATTATATTGACTACTCTGACATTATTAATACGCACAATTGTTCAGGGTAGTGCTTTCAATCACTTCTATCTATGTCATGCTATAAATGCGTTTCTTATGTTTCTGCTAGGAATAATGGTCATTGGTAGATCTAACATAAACGCTCTTCGTACATATTCGGACTACCTCTATTACATAACCCCTGCACCAAGCTGTTGTTCGCCGGCCATTTTGTTTCCACGGGCGGGGGCGGTTACCATAGTGACGCGACTTGAACCCATGACATGCAAGGCAGGATttgccaaggactccgcaattgATCAGATTGTAAAGGAAGATCGTCTTCAAACGAGACTTGTACAGCCAAACCTGTTTCAGCACATAGGACACTATTCGTCATTGAGAAAAGATATGCTCAACCCTTTTATTGTGTAA
- the LOC127841473 gene encoding post-GPI attachment to proteins factor 4-like isoform X1, with the protein MLLCSSASSVINMPSTITHWIRTMRICNCIKVSVSILRNVLKKQKKLICAYLVTFGLILPLLCHHLRNTSLEFLYNRNQTAAAQAMIRENTARFEQSLKSLQRFEDRKTFCQTLPFMCSMDRTRQGTALFASDTKSDALKKPSPMDDSLAPTHGFHRVQQKRTYSRDYFKGGLAISVVTVARTSKYHNYTGHYLPQTVARLLEIISVSEELMERTPVHLSVCNVDFKANAHSDIKLLPVWIPVSQRFKIEPNKTDLTQNELIDKEKNDYVFCINKSLELNFSYVMIVEDDALANANLFDVLKRFFVSERFAYTDEIIFNPISNYAFLKLYHPERLLGYFGFDAERIPELVSLSIILTTLTLLIRTIVQGSAFNHFYLCHAINAFLMFLLGIMVIGRSNINALRTYSDYLYYITPAPSCCSPAILFPRAGAVTIVTRLEPMTCKAGFAKDSAIDQIVKEDRLQTRLVQPNLFQHIGHYSSLRKDMLNPFIV; encoded by the exons ATGCTGCTGTGTTCGTCAGCATCATCGGTTATCAATATGCCGTCAACAATTACACATTGGATTCGCACCATGCGGATATGCAATTGTATCAAG GTTTCCGTGTCCATTTTACGTAACGTGTTGAAGAAACAAAAGAAACTGATATGTGCGTATTTAGTAACATTTGGCCTCATACTTCCGTTGTTGTGCCATCATCTCCGAAACACGAGTTTGGAGTTTCTCTACAATCGAAACCAGACGGCTGCTGCACAGGCAATGATCCGGGAAAACACAGCTCGCTTTGAGCAATCCTTAAAGTCACTGCAAAGGTTTGAAGATCGGAAAACATTCTGTCAAACTCTTCCATTCATGTGTTCGATGGACAGAACTAGACAAGGAACTGCTTTATTTGCTTCTGACACAAAAAGCGATGCGTTGAAAAAGCCTTCGCCTATGGATGACTCACTTGCACCAACCCATGGTTTTCATAGAGTACAACAGAAGCGAACTTATAGCAGAGATTATTTTAAAGGAGGACTTGCAATTTCTGTTGTCACAGTTGCCCGGACTtccaaatatcataattacacaGGACACTATCTACCACAGACTGTTGCTAGGTTACTGGAAATAATATCGGTTTCTGAAGAACTAATGGAGCGAACTCCAGTTCATTTAAGCGTGTGTAATGTGGACTTTAAGGCCAATGCACATTCGGATATAAAATTACTGCCAGTATGGATTCCTGTTTCCCAGCGATTCAAAATCGAACCAAACAAGACGGATCTTACACAAAACGAGTTAATAGATAAGGAAAAGAACGATTacgtattttgtattaataagtCTTTGGAGTTAAATTTCTCATACGTGATGATTGTTGAAGACGATGCTTTAGCGAATGCAAACCTGTTCGATGTTTTAAAGAGATTTTTCGTTTCAGAAAGGTTCGCATACACTGACGAAATCATATTTAATCCGATTAGCAATTATGCTTTTTTGAAACTGTATCACCCAGAAAGGTTACTCGGCTATTTTGGATTTGACGCAGAACGCATTCCTGAATTGGTATCATTGTCTATTATATTGACTACTCTGACATTATTAATACGCACAATTGTTCAGGGTAGTGCTTTCAATCACTTCTATCTATGTCATGCTATAAATGCGTTTCTTATGTTTCTGCTAGGAATAATGGTCATTGGTAGATCTAACATAAACGCTCTTCGTACATATTCGGACTACCTCTATTACATAACCCCTGCACCAAGCTGTTGTTCGCCGGCCATTTTGTTTCCACGGGCGGGGGCGGTTACCATAGTGACGCGACTTGAACCCATGACATGCAAGGCAGGATttgccaaggactccgcaattgATCAGATTGTAAAGGAAGATCGTCTTCAAACGAGACTTGTACAGCCAAACCTGTTTCAGCACATAGGACACTATTCGTCATTGAGAAAAGATATGCTCAACCCTTTTATTGTGTAA
- the LOC127841473 gene encoding post-GPI attachment to proteins factor 4-like isoform X3, translated as MFISVISVYTHKVVMYTLLSIMGIFYCFKVSVSILRNVLKKQKKLICAYLVTFGLILPLLCHHLRNTSLEFLYNRNQTAAAQAMIRENTARFEQSLKSLQRFEDRKTFCQTLPFMCSMDRTRQGTALFASDTKSDALKKPSPMDDSLAPTHGFHRVQQKRTYSRDYFKGGLAISVVTVARTSKYHNYTGHYLPQTVARLLEIISVSEELMERTPVHLSVCNVDFKANAHSDIKLLPVWIPVSQRFKIEPNKTDLTQNELIDKEKNDYVFCINKSLELNFSYVMIVEDDALANANLFDVLKRFFVSERFAYTDEIIFNPISNYAFLKLYHPERLLGYFGFDAERIPELVSLSIILTTLTLLIRTIVQGSAFNHFYLCHAINAFLMFLLGIMVIGRSNINALRTYSDYLYYITPAPSCCSPAILFPRAGAVTIVTRLEPMTCKAGFAKDSAIDQIVKEDRLQTRLVQPNLFQHIGHYSSLRKDMLNPFIV; from the exons ATGTTCATTTCTGTTATCAGCGTTTATACGCATAAGGTCGTAATGTACACGTTGTTAAGTATCATGGggatattttattgtttcaag GTTTCCGTGTCCATTTTACGTAACGTGTTGAAGAAACAAAAGAAACTGATATGTGCGTATTTAGTAACATTTGGCCTCATACTTCCGTTGTTGTGCCATCATCTCCGAAACACGAGTTTGGAGTTTCTCTACAATCGAAACCAGACGGCTGCTGCACAGGCAATGATCCGGGAAAACACAGCTCGCTTTGAGCAATCCTTAAAGTCACTGCAAAGGTTTGAAGATCGGAAAACATTCTGTCAAACTCTTCCATTCATGTGTTCGATGGACAGAACTAGACAAGGAACTGCTTTATTTGCTTCTGACACAAAAAGCGATGCGTTGAAAAAGCCTTCGCCTATGGATGACTCACTTGCACCAACCCATGGTTTTCATAGAGTACAACAGAAGCGAACTTATAGCAGAGATTATTTTAAAGGAGGACTTGCAATTTCTGTTGTCACAGTTGCCCGGACTtccaaatatcataattacacaGGACACTATCTACCACAGACTGTTGCTAGGTTACTGGAAATAATATCGGTTTCTGAAGAACTAATGGAGCGAACTCCAGTTCATTTAAGCGTGTGTAATGTGGACTTTAAGGCCAATGCACATTCGGATATAAAATTACTGCCAGTATGGATTCCTGTTTCCCAGCGATTCAAAATCGAACCAAACAAGACGGATCTTACACAAAACGAGTTAATAGATAAGGAAAAGAACGATTacgtattttgtattaataagtCTTTGGAGTTAAATTTCTCATACGTGATGATTGTTGAAGACGATGCTTTAGCGAATGCAAACCTGTTCGATGTTTTAAAGAGATTTTTCGTTTCAGAAAGGTTCGCATACACTGACGAAATCATATTTAATCCGATTAGCAATTATGCTTTTTTGAAACTGTATCACCCAGAAAGGTTACTCGGCTATTTTGGATTTGACGCAGAACGCATTCCTGAATTGGTATCATTGTCTATTATATTGACTACTCTGACATTATTAATACGCACAATTGTTCAGGGTAGTGCTTTCAATCACTTCTATCTATGTCATGCTATAAATGCGTTTCTTATGTTTCTGCTAGGAATAATGGTCATTGGTAGATCTAACATAAACGCTCTTCGTACATATTCGGACTACCTCTATTACATAACCCCTGCACCAAGCTGTTGTTCGCCGGCCATTTTGTTTCCACGGGCGGGGGCGGTTACCATAGTGACGCGACTTGAACCCATGACATGCAAGGCAGGATttgccaaggactccgcaattgATCAGATTGTAAAGGAAGATCGTCTTCAAACGAGACTTGTACAGCCAAACCTGTTTCAGCACATAGGACACTATTCGTCATTGAGAAAAGATATGCTCAACCCTTTTATTGTGTAA